From the genome of Apostichopus japonicus isolate 1M-3 chromosome 17, ASM3797524v1, whole genome shotgun sequence:
TCAACCTGCATACAGAATTAAAAGCTTTACAAGAATTTAGCGTAGTAAACTCAGTTATCGCTGGTAGTCAAAATACATCGCCTTAATAAAAAATAAGGGATGACATTCGGATAAACGCTAGAAGTGTAGTATTTGGTTTCATGAGAAAGCACCTCGACAGTTGTATGGACATTAGAAAATCTTTCATGATATAGGGAAGATATAGTCAGCTTACCGTAAAGATAATAACGCTAATATGAAGCCAGTCTCACTCAACTTGTTTTTAAGTACCCAAATGGAATTGTGGACAAATCGTCGAGCAGTACCCTCTTTTCATAGACCAACCTGTACATCTTAGTCCCCTTTTGTGTTACAATATTACCTCTTTTTCTTTGAATAGTTGACTGTGGAACCCGTACAGAAGTCGATACATTGCAATCTAAAACTATATCTTTAATTTTCTGAAAGTTAATTACCTTAGAAGTACTATGATTCAGTGAGAAGCCTTTCACCTTGCAGACGTATATCGGCGCACTACTCGTGGGGCTTATCACTTTGTAGGCATAATTCTTTGGCCCGGCGGACACAAATTCATCGATGTAGCTGTTTTTGCCATAATCTTTTTCTAACTCATCTGTCATATCACCCAGATACCTACCGGTTGGGGGATTGTATTCCCCAtctttacttatatatataatagaatcTGTATCGAAGTAGAGGACGCGGTCATCGAGTTGCTCAAGGTACGAGTACAGTTTGAGTCGTGCTTGCGCTGTTGTATACGCGGCTATGAATATGTTTGTGTTTGGAGCTGGTTGTACATATTCATCAGCTACTCGCCACTGAACTTCCGCTGTTTGATCATCATTAATATATCTTATATTTTCGATGAGTGTTCTTTTTTCGCGGAACATCTTGTATAGTTCCTCAATATCTTTAACAAATTTTGTTTGAGTTGGGTTATTCCTTTGCCCAAACTTTCCCCAAAGTGAATTCAACATCAGCTTTGCTAACATTCTTTTTCCCGGATTCTTTTGAATATCATGGTAATTCAGCTCAATCCCTTCTCTTACTTTGTATTCATCGATATATCTtctcctttcttcttctttgttacATTCAGGAGGCCAACCTTCGGATTCTTGCTTGACTTTTAAGAATCTGTTTACATAACCTGAAAAGAGACTACCTGTATCTTTGCTTGTTTCTTCAAAATGCCAAACTTCTCGTATCTCAGTAATTTGGTACCCCATTTCTACAGCTTTCTTTACCTCATCTGTAACCCACGTTCCGCGGAGTTGTCTCTCTTTCTGATTGTGGATGCACTTCTTGGCACCTTCTTCAGCGCAAGTTCTACAAAGGGGAAAGAGAAGCTTCCCCTTAACTCTGTATGGTAAGACCGGATGAAGTAAACCGAATGGTGGTAAGACTGTGCACTTAATGAGTCCTTCATAATCCTGCAGTTTGTCTACGTTTAAATCTTCCTGAATAATTTTGGGATGGCCGATAGGATATTTACCGTATTTGTTCACCCAAGGATAAAGGGAACACACGTCAATATACCGTATTTTATCAGTGCCGCTAACTTTATGGTAAAGTTTTGTGGCATTTGTTCGTCCTCCATAAAATGCCTCCTGCGGAATGAGAGGACCAGTCCTTGGATCAGGGTCTGCTAGTTgatcaatgaaatatttcatttctttatctttCCGTAATTGCTCTTCGTAATCACATTCCCAAATCTCCTCTAACTCATAACCTTCGTTACGAACGATATCGGATCGATCTAAGCAATGTTTATATGCATCATTGGTTGTCTCGAATGTACCCGGGCCGCTGTTATTATTAGGGCAGCATTTAGGGCAGCCGTGCCAGTAGCAGCCGTAAAATTCATACACCTTATTTGTGTCTTTACAGAAGCCATCAACTCTGTAttgcaaaattttcttttctcctttGTGAAATACGTGTTGTATTTCACATTTGTCCTTCTTTTCCATCCACTTTAGCCATTTTATAGCTATTGCAGACTGCTTTTGATATCTTTTCGTACCTTTAATAAGTGCAATTTTGTTTTCCTCCAGGAATTGTGTTTGAAACACACGCATAGCCACAGATGCGATTGTTACACACTTCTCAAATGGGTCTTCGTCTGCCAAATCTTGCAGCAATGCTCGAAACCTGCCGCATCCACGACGAAGTAAGTCAACGTCTCCTTTGCAGTACTTGAGGATTTCCTCTTGAAAGCAAAATTTCTTATCTTTTTGTTCTTTGTACCATTGCGCAAACTTGTTTCTATCCTCACTTGTCATTTCGTCAGGGCAGTACATGTCCTGTTCTGGCCATTTACCTTCGTAATCTTCGTTGGCTTCTTGGTTAAAACGGTGGGGAAAGTACCCTTTCTGTTCCTCCACTCCAAACGTCTTTGAAAAATTCGCCAGGCGCATTGGTATAAAGTTGAAGGAATCTATCAGtttgattgttttctttttctcactTTTGATGGTAAGCCTCATAATCTTCGATCCATTCATCAGGACGTCCGGGCATCTCCCTGTCTTGGTGAGATACGATAAGACAAAATGTCCATCATAACCTTTCATGTTATGAGCTATAGCAATTGCGTCCGAATTTGTCTCTGTCAACAACCACTCGCAAAAGGCTGAAACCGTCGTTTCtcctttgaatattttctgtTCTCGATTATTGCAAGTGCCACAAACTTTGTCAAACTCCGGCCATTCCAAACAATTGGCACATACCCGTTGGGCCACACAGAAGTTTGGAATGTGTTTGTACACGGTAATAGTGTTGCTATGACCTTTTGATTCATCTCCAGTGCAGATCATATCTTGTCGACATTCGAAGTCGAAAAAGATAAATAATCCAGACGTTTTACTGCGGGTACTTTGTTTCGGTCGTATTATCTGCATATAACAATCGTGTGTTTTAGGTTTTTGTGACTTGCACAAGGAACAGTATATTTCTCCGCATTTGTGTTGATCTTTTTTTGCTTGTCTGCATTTTTCACATCTAGTAATTCGCTTGCAAACCGTTTTAGTTGTTTTTCCACGCGCTAATGCTTTAGGAACTTTCTTATGGTTACTTTCACAACGTTCACTTTTAAACGTTCGGTCGCATTCTTTGCAATGTACCTTTTTCTTACGTTGGCAATCTTCTCTGTGACTGTTGAAGCAATCGGTGCATATATTCATGCAACGATGATGTTCCCAAGTTTTGAATCCTCTAAAGCAAAATTCACAGAAATAATCCGTGTCTAATAGTCCAGACATGGAATTAATTACATCATAATGATTGTCATAGTGTAGTATGTACAACTTCAGTTCTTTACGGGGCCCTTTATATATAAACTGGCACTTTTTGTAATTTTCGAAGGGAACCACAATGATTTGATATTTTTCCATTATTTTAGTTTTCTGAAATTGATCAATTTCTTCCAGGCTACATGGGCCCTCTTCCACTCCTGCTTTTGAGTGTAAATCCTTTGCAAGTTTTTCTTGCTCGTTGAGGCCTTTACGTATGCTTTCCCATTTAATAGATTTATCTTCATCCTTTTCAATACGTGCTTTAGCAGTGACCAAAGCTCGAGCCAGACATAAGTCTTTGCCTTCAATTGAGAGAATGCTTCTCTTGCCTTTCA
Proteins encoded in this window:
- the LOC139954866 gene encoding uncharacterized protein encodes the protein MYQHKYCKMSNSPPPPNRRRTIVDPPSSEEESQPPPSVESDKSSSISLTKDDDEQPTSEHIQLENESDSMTNDSQSSSLIRDDSRHNHPSIGGLQPHNQHVQIVVEQNVEEALKPEDCYVIKKSGIRHIKKFKSKAIDYEISFIEDKIRKCTEEKQDVFTVVLDIFQRLIDTLISEFAPQDRIIIEIHVPGSIDRPIWVPLMKVEDVNVEKIQAAIEKVQQSNQSIKLEGLMEIHVLHINVPTGEGYTEHERKQVTKWLKGKRSILSIEGKDLCLARALVTAKARIEKDEDKSIKWESIRKGLNEQEKLAKDLHSKAGVEEGPCSLEEIDQFQKTKIMEKYQIIVVPFENYKKCQFIYKGPRKELKLYILHYDNHYDVINSMSGLLDTDYFCEFCFRGFKTWEHHRCMNICTDCFNSHREDCQRKKKVHCKECDRTFKSERCESNHKKVPKALARGKTTKTVCKRITRCEKCRQAKKDQHKCGEIYCSLCKSQKPKTHDCYMQIIRPKQSTRSKTSGLFIFFDFECRQDMICTGDESKGHSNTITVYKHIPNFCVAQRVCANCLEWPEFDKVCGTCNNREQKIFKGETTVSAFCEWLLTETNSDAIAIAHNMKGYDGHFVLSYLTKTGRCPDVLMNGSKIMRLTIKSEKKKTIKLIDSFNFIPMRLANFSKTFGVEEQKGYFPHRFNQEANEDYEGKWPEQDMYCPDEMTSEDRNKFAQWYKEQKDKKFCFQEEILKYCKGDVDLLRRGCGRFRALLQDLADEDPFEKCVTIASVAMRVFQTQFLEENKIALIKGTKRYQKQSAIAIKWLKWMEKKDKCEIQHVFHKGEKKILQYRVDGFCKDTNKVYEFYGCYWHGCPKCCPNNNSGPGTFETTNDAYKHCLDRSDIVRNEGYELEEIWECDYEEQLRKDKEMKYFIDQLADPDPRTGPLIPQEAFYGGRTNATKLYHKVSGTDKIRYIDVCSLYPWVNKYGKYPIGHPKIIQEDLNVDKLQDYEGLIKCTVLPPFGLLHPVLPYRVKGKLLFPLCRTCAEEGAKKCIHNQKERQLRGTWVTDEVKKAVEMGYQITEIREVWHFEETSKDTGSLFSGYVNRFLKVKQESEGWPPECNKEEERRRYIDEYKVREGIELNYHDIQKNPGKRMLAKLMLNSLWGKFGQRNNPTQTKFVKDIEELYKMFREKRTLIENIRYINDDQTAEVQWRVADEYVQPAPNTNIFIAAYTTAQARLKLYSYLEQLDDRVLYFDTDSIIYISKDGEYNPPTGRYLGDMTDELEKDYGKNSYIDEFVSAGPKNYAYKVISPTSSAPIYVCKVKGFSLNHSTSKVINFQKIKDIVLDCNVSTSVRVPQSTIQRKRGNIVTQKGTKMYRLVYEKRVLLDDLSTIPFGYLKTS